From the Vanessa cardui chromosome 18, ilVanCard2.1, whole genome shotgun sequence genome, one window contains:
- the LOC124537622 gene encoding glycine N-phenylacetyltransferase-like: protein MQSSDMEILIEINKSKWPELRDLYRNNWPKNAVAYRILDTHISYPNLSQIYNFKVYCPHGDLANGMVAIMEQDDYIIMIHPVDDIRKIEEALATTKVINWNKQLMVPSATSKVEDCIKRIEHIAKRIKGEKALKHILSRDAPKFENLTLPPNTYIGPLKPEHIKFVDKKWTYTHETTYKLFEALMNNDLTYALYSTDDSLLAWVVIDTSGSLTHLYCIDGHRRKGYAEFVLKYVINDQLSKGKDVLAYTWEDNVKANKLFDKLNFVQDECVKWLIIY, encoded by the exons ATGCAGTCATCAGACAtggaaattttaatagaaatcaaTAAAAGCAAATGGCCGGAACTGCGAGATTTGTATAGAAATAATTGGCCGAAAAACGCAGTGGCGTACCGTATACTCGATACGCATATATCATATCCAAATTTAAgtcaaatttacaattttaaagtatACTGTCCTCATGGAGACTTAGCTAATGGAATGGTTGCGATCATGGAACAG gatgattatataataatgatacatcCAGTAGATGACATTAGAAAAATAGAAGAAGCCCTTGCTACTACCAAGGTAATCAACTGGAACAAACAATTAATGGTACCTTCTGCTACCTCAAAGGTTGAAGACTGTATTAAACGAATCGAACACATTGCAAAAAGAATAAAAGGTGAAAAAGCTTTAAAGCATATACTAAGCAGAGATGCTCCTAAATTTGAAAATCTAAC attGCCACCAAATACATACATAGGTCCGCTTAAACCAGAACACATAAAATTTGTTGATAAGAAATGGACATATACTCATGAGACCACGTACAAGTTATTTGAAGCATTGATGAACAACGATCTTACTTATGCCCTATATTCAACAGACGACAGCCTTTTAGCTTGGGTAGTGATTGATACGAGCGGCTCGCTTACCCACTTGTACTGTATAGACGGCCACAGAAGAAAGGGTTACGCTGAATTTGTTCTAAAATATGTTATCAATGATCAATTAAGTAAGGGAAAGGATGTATTGGCTTATACATGGGAAGATAATGTGAAAGCAAACAAATTGTTTGATAAATTGAATTTTGTTCAAGATGAATGTGTGAAATggctaattatatattaa